One Kaistella polysaccharea DNA segment encodes these proteins:
- a CDS encoding carbon-nitrogen hydrolase family protein, with translation MQIDIRNLAIADYDELRETMLKAYPAMSESIWSKKSIHKLIKIFPDGQICITVDGKIAAVCLALKVQYELFGDDHNYNEITGNYTFNTHSENGNVLYGIEIFVDPEFRELRLARRLYDARKELCEKLNLKSIIIGGRIPNYHLHSADLSPRQYIQQVRKKEIYDPVLSFQLANNFLPVRVLKNYLPEDSHSEENAVLMQWNNIYYSKKPNTMQDSVIRLGLIQWQMRHFKDIEAFYEQVEFFVNVMADYKSDFIMFPEFFNTPLLAPFNHLSERDSMFKLAELTEDIKIKLSQLAIAYNINIIGGSMPLVENEELYNISYLLHRDGKVDEHRKVHITPNERKYYGMKGGNEIKVIDTDCGKVGLVICYDVEFPELPRLLADQGMKILFVPYLTDTQNAYMRVRNCASARAIENECYVAIAGCVGNLPGVNNMDIQYGQAAVFTPSDFAFPSNAIKGEATPNTESTLIVDVDLNLLKELHHYGAVRTMSDRRKDLYDTISLQDNEGDSD, from the coding sequence ATGCAAATAGATATTAGAAATTTGGCGATTGCGGATTATGACGAATTGCGGGAAACGATGCTAAAAGCATACCCGGCAATGTCAGAAAGCATTTGGTCAAAAAAAAGTATTCACAAACTAATTAAAATATTCCCAGATGGTCAAATATGCATCACCGTTGATGGAAAAATTGCGGCGGTTTGTCTGGCATTAAAAGTACAATATGAACTTTTTGGCGATGACCACAATTACAATGAAATTACTGGAAATTACACCTTTAATACCCATTCTGAGAATGGAAATGTATTATATGGAATTGAAATTTTTGTGGATCCGGAATTTCGCGAATTGCGTTTAGCCCGTAGATTATACGATGCCCGGAAAGAGCTTTGCGAAAAGTTAAATTTAAAGTCAATTATTATTGGTGGCCGAATTCCAAATTATCACTTGCACAGCGCAGATCTTTCTCCACGACAATATATTCAGCAGGTACGTAAAAAAGAAATTTACGATCCGGTTTTAAGTTTCCAACTGGCCAATAACTTTCTACCCGTTCGTGTTTTGAAAAATTATCTGCCAGAAGATTCACATTCAGAAGAGAACGCGGTTTTAATGCAATGGAATAACATTTACTATAGCAAGAAACCTAACACCATGCAGGATTCTGTAATTCGGCTTGGTTTGATTCAGTGGCAAATGCGGCATTTTAAAGACATCGAAGCATTTTATGAACAGGTTGAATTTTTCGTTAATGTAATGGCGGATTATAAATCAGATTTTATCATGTTTCCGGAATTTTTCAATACGCCTCTATTGGCGCCATTTAATCATTTAAGTGAACGCGACAGTATGTTTAAACTGGCGGAACTTACCGAAGATATTAAGATTAAATTGTCGCAGCTAGCAATTGCTTACAACATCAATATTATTGGTGGAAGTATGCCTTTGGTAGAAAATGAGGAATTGTACAATATCAGTTATTTGCTTCACCGAGATGGGAAAGTAGATGAACATCGTAAAGTTCATATTACGCCAAACGAAAGAAAATACTATGGCATGAAGGGTGGAAATGAGATTAAAGTCATCGACACCGATTGTGGAAAAGTAGGTTTAGTGATTTGCTACGATGTAGAATTCCCGGAATTACCGCGTTTGTTGGCAGATCAAGGAATGAAGATTTTATTTGTTCCGTATTTGACTGATACTCAAAATGCGTATATGCGCGTGCGAAATTGCGCGTCTGCACGTGCGATCGAAAATGAATGTTATGTAGCTATTGCAGGTTGCGTGGGCAATTTACCAGGTGTAAATAATATGGATATTCAATACGGCCAAGCTGCTGTTTTTACGCCGTCGGATTTTGCATTTCCCTCAAATGCAATTAAAGGTGAAGCGACGCCGAATACAGAATCAACTTTAATTGTAGATGTTGATTTAAATTTATTGAAGGAACTGCATCACTACGGCGCAGTACGAACGATGAGTGATCGACGAAAAGATTTGTATGACACGATTTCTCTTCAAGATAACGAAGGAGATTCTGACTAA
- a CDS encoding anhydro-N-acetylmuramic acid kinase, translated as MTFYALGLMSGTSLDGLDICHASFKKDEAGKWNFEILNASTIPYSQELENQLRTATELSPEGLFDLHANYGFYLGEKVKDFIEKHSLKNIDLIASHGHTVFHQPKKKFTVQIGDGRAIKILTQIPVVYDFRSQDVLMGGNGAPLVPIGDELLFSEFDACLNIGGFSNISFKENQRRIAFDICPVNIVLNKFAQKLGKNFDENGDLARKGKINSEILSKLNALPYYQQDSPKSLGIEWVSEYVFPLFKTENPIDILATFTEHAALQMAAVFQKYNIKKVLFTGGGTYNKFLVERIKEHSNSEIIIPNKEIIDFKEALIFAFMGVLRSKNEINTLSSATGSSADHSSGLIV; from the coding sequence ATGACTTTTTACGCCTTAGGTTTAATGTCTGGAACGAGTCTCGATGGCCTGGATATCTGTCATGCTTCTTTCAAAAAAGATGAGGCGGGAAAATGGAATTTTGAAATTTTAAATGCGTCAACAATTCCTTATTCGCAGGAATTAGAAAACCAACTTCGAACTGCAACAGAATTATCCCCAGAAGGTCTTTTTGATCTCCATGCAAATTATGGTTTTTATTTGGGTGAAAAGGTAAAGGACTTTATCGAAAAGCATTCTCTAAAAAATATTGATTTAATTGCGTCTCACGGACACACCGTTTTTCATCAGCCAAAAAAAAAATTCACGGTTCAGATTGGTGACGGCAGAGCGATAAAGATTTTAACTCAAATTCCGGTTGTATATGATTTTAGAAGTCAAGATGTTTTAATGGGAGGCAACGGCGCGCCATTAGTTCCGATCGGTGATGAACTGCTATTTTCTGAATTTGATGCGTGCTTAAATATCGGGGGGTTTTCTAATATTTCTTTCAAAGAAAATCAACGCAGAATTGCTTTTGATATTTGTCCGGTAAATATTGTACTGAATAAATTCGCCCAAAAATTAGGCAAAAATTTCGATGAGAATGGAGATCTTGCAAGGAAAGGAAAAATAAATAGTGAAATCTTAAGTAAATTAAATGCTCTACCCTATTATCAGCAAGATTCACCTAAATCACTAGGAATAGAATGGGTTTCTGAATATGTATTTCCGCTCTTTAAAACTGAAAATCCAATTGATATTTTAGCCACTTTCACAGAACATGCTGCACTACAAATGGCGGCTGTCTTCCAAAAATATAACATTAAAAAAGTTTTATTTACGGGCGGTGGAACTTACAACAAATTTTTAGTAGAGAGAATTAAGGAACATTCCAATTCAGAAATTATTATTCCAAATAAAGAAATTATCGATTTTAAAGAAGCGCTAATTTTTGCTTTTATGGGGGTTTTACGTAGCAAAAATGAAATTAACACCTTGTCTTCAGCGACGGGAAGTTCGGCGGATCATTCGTCTGGGCTTATCGTTTAA
- a CDS encoding DNA polymerase III subunit, whose translation MNWEDIVGQNSLKNLLKESIENRRVSHAQLFVGRDGYGTLALALAFAKEILKRENESASSKVDHLNHLDLHFSFPVFKANKTGLASQFFEEFREMILDNPYANNEDWSAILESENKQLTIYADEVDEINKKFALKSFEGGSKILIVWQADKMNTEAANKFLKFLEEPPKNTFIILTATDTDSMLQTILSRSQLVEIPQIADENLEEALKKHFQTSPEHLQEILFQAQGNWNTAQKLATSENLDSELEELFIMWVREAFQVKKKPEFLKNIVVWGRKIAVWNKEKQMNFLEYCAEMFRLALLQNYGGEELVYKKIQSGGFKWDRFSKFIHGANIEAILEEISHANYHLERNGNSKIIWTDLGIKLSRYIHKAA comes from the coding sequence ATGAATTGGGAAGATATTGTCGGTCAAAACAGTTTGAAAAATCTTTTAAAAGAAAGTATTGAAAATCGCAGAGTAAGTCACGCACAATTATTTGTGGGAAGAGATGGCTACGGCACGCTCGCGTTGGCACTGGCATTTGCAAAAGAAATTTTAAAAAGAGAAAATGAAAGTGCTTCTTCGAAAGTTGATCATTTGAATCACCTTGATTTGCATTTTAGTTTTCCAGTTTTTAAGGCCAACAAAACCGGCTTGGCTTCGCAATTTTTCGAAGAATTTCGTGAGATGATTTTAGATAATCCTTACGCAAACAACGAAGATTGGAGCGCCATTTTAGAGTCTGAAAACAAACAACTCACCATCTATGCCGATGAAGTTGATGAAATTAATAAGAAATTTGCGTTAAAAAGTTTTGAAGGTGGTAGCAAAATATTAATTGTGTGGCAGGCAGATAAAATGAATACTGAGGCTGCCAACAAGTTTCTGAAATTTTTAGAAGAACCGCCCAAAAACACCTTTATCATTCTTACTGCAACCGACACCGATTCAATGTTGCAAACCATACTTTCCCGCTCTCAATTGGTGGAAATTCCCCAGATTGCTGATGAAAATTTGGAGGAAGCTTTGAAAAAGCACTTTCAGACAAGTCCAGAACATCTTCAGGAAATTTTGTTTCAGGCACAAGGAAACTGGAACACCGCGCAGAAATTAGCAACATCTGAAAATTTAGATTCAGAGCTCGAAGAACTATTCATTATGTGGGTTCGTGAAGCCTTTCAAGTAAAAAAGAAACCCGAATTTTTAAAAAATATAGTCGTTTGGGGTCGAAAAATAGCAGTGTGGAATAAAGAAAAACAAATGAACTTTCTGGAATATTGTGCTGAAATGTTTCGTCTTGCTTTATTGCAAAATTACGGAGGTGAAGAACTGGTTTACAAAAAAATTCAGTCGGGCGGATTTAAATGGGACCGTTTTTCTAAATTTATTCACGGTGCAAATATCGAAGCGATTCTCGAAGAAATTTCCCATGCCAATTATCACTTAGAAAGAAATGGGAACTCCAAAATCATCTGGACAGATCTGGGAATTAAACTTTCCCGATATATTCATAAAGCAGCATAA
- the lptC gene encoding LPS export ABC transporter periplasmic protein LptC, whose translation MIFGHEIKNKNIAAFLGCAIFFVLISCDEDLTKINKNSNNNFPSQIIYNANIVQRDSGMIKLRATAPLIEKFEYIDSPYIVARKGINILFYDKKKPDVPGKITAKYAKFNEIKKFYEAKGNVKIISNENQMFAMQSVYWDQAKRLIYTSDTVYVTDKDGSTLVGANGMKAKDDFSEYTFFNNSGDINAQKIPEKKR comes from the coding sequence ATGATTTTCGGTCATGAAATAAAAAATAAAAATATAGCCGCCTTTCTGGGTTGTGCTATATTTTTTGTTTTAATTTCCTGTGACGAAGATCTTACGAAGATCAATAAAAACAGCAATAACAACTTCCCTTCGCAGATTATTTACAATGCCAATATTGTACAGCGAGATTCTGGAATGATTAAATTACGCGCTACCGCTCCACTAATCGAAAAGTTTGAATATATCGATTCGCCCTATATTGTAGCCAGAAAAGGAATTAATATTCTTTTTTATGATAAAAAAAAACCTGATGTTCCCGGAAAAATTACCGCGAAATATGCGAAATTTAATGAAATTAAAAAGTTCTACGAAGCAAAAGGCAATGTAAAAATCATCAGCAATGAAAATCAAATGTTTGCCATGCAATCGGTTTATTGGGATCAGGCAAAACGATTAATTTATACTTCTGATACGGTTTACGTAACTGATAAAGATGGATCAACTTTAGTTGGTGCTAACGGTATGAAAGCAAAAGACGATTTTTCGGAATACACTTTCTTCAACAATTCCGGCGACATCAATGCGCAGAAAATTCCAGAGAAAAAACGATAG